The window CCATCATCTTCGAGTGATGATGATACTGGTTCTTCAAGTGTGCTTATTTCTTCAACTGGTGCCAATTCACTGAATACAGACATTTTGTCTTTTAAAATATCCGGGGCATCTGGCTGGGCTATCTCAATGGCCTCTTCATCCTGTGGTTCGATTTTTCTGAAATCATCCTTGCCGACAATGCCAAGATTGAAAAGCGAGAAGGTCAGCGTATCAGCTATAATTGTGCGGAACTCTTCAATGAGGTCAAGAGGAAGCGAACGAGTTCCTCTGCCTATCGAATGAAAGATGCCTGCATAAGGGTCAAGACCTTCACGCTCTACTGCACCCTCTACCCTGCTTCCGAGCACGGTGTAAATCAGTGATAGCACAGCGTTGACAGGATCGGTCGGGGGACGGCGCACTCGTTTTTTGAAACCCTGCGATTTAGTAAATCCCAGGTTGAATACAGAAAAATAGATCTTTGAAGCCGAGCCCTCATAACCGCGAAGAGACGCTGCTGACACAGCGCCGTCAACCTTTGAAATCAAATCTTTAAGCTGCTCTGTCTGCTGCTTTATATCCCTGTTCTGAAATCTGGCTATCCTGCCAAGCATGACAAGCTGGTTTTTCATCTTGCCCCTGGCCACGGCCTTGCAGAATGAAAGGCATTTCTCACTGTCTGAAAGCATCTCATACTGGAGACGGCGAAGATGTATGGCGGAATCGACCGGCGGAACAAGCTTGCCGTTAAAGTGGCCGTTCTTGCTTAGAAAAACAGTGGTGATTTTATGCTTTAAAAGCGTGTTCATGGCGTGCCATGATATCTCGACCCCGCCGAATATAACGACCTGCTCGGTTCGGTAAGGAAAGATTGTGTGATACACAGCGCCATCCTTAATAACCTTGAGCGTTCCGCCATCCTTGAAAATCTTTGCTCCGGGTGTTGTGACATATACCGTTATCATTGCGACCTCCTTTTCGTATAATGCGCTATTTAATTTTTAAAAGAGCTTTAGCTATTTATAGTCAATCCATGGAAACTGGCATTGTCTGGCAATGTCAGGAAAATTCGGGCATGCAAACTCTGCGAGTTCAACGACATTTTCTTTCAGACCTTTGAATATTGTTTCATTTATCGGATCAAGGCCATGCGCCATAATAGAGCTGTTTCTGTTTTTAAGATAACCTTGAAGCTGTTCATTTTCATAGAAAATCTTTCCTGATTCATGCCCAAGTTCTGATAAAAGATCATAGGATGCAAACAACCCTATTTTGATTTTATTGTCTTTTTTGTCGCGTGTTTTTTCCAGCTTTTCCCTTCTTGATTCTGGAACTTTATCAATATTTACATCTCCTGTTTTAATTTTGTAGCAAGACGAGAGTATATGTTGAGCAATAAGCTCCACAACCCTGTAAAGCCTCGCCACGGCATCGTCATATTTCCCTTCTACAGACCGCCTGACAGCGTTATTGAAAATATCGATTATAAGCTGAGGCCTGACTGTTTCAGGTTTATTGTTTGATAGCAATTCAATCAGTTCGCAGGCTTTTTCTTCGGGTTTAAATATTTCAAAACCTGTCCAATTAATTTTGGATAATTTTTTGTATGCCTTTTTGTGATTAAAAATATCCCAATTTTCATAAAATGATGAGATATCTTTTAAAGCTTTAAGCCTGTTGTTTTCAGAAGCGCTCAAGGTATTTTTGTTTATACCTGATATAATTTGAAGCGCTGGAGAAAACCTTAAATTGTATATCATCTGTTCAGCAAGCTTCAGATCATGCAGTGAAAAGACAGCCTGCGGTATTATCGTGCGAAACTCCTCTGTGCCATCCTTGACTACACCGCCTTCCCTTTTTCCTGTTATGTATTTTATCGACTGACACTGGTTGTATGTTGCTGAAAGGACTGCCCCGGCACTCATTGCCTTTGTGCCGCTTGTGAAATCGACCTCAATATCATCGAGAGCAAAACCTTTTAATCTAAGGTTTTCAAATACTTCATTTATAACAGAAAAAACTGACTGGAAATTTTCCATGTCGTTCAGCTCGATTATCTCGAATGCGTCTTCAGCAAGTTGGGATTCACTGGCTATTGTTGTTGCATAATCCCTGCTTGTCTGTGTTGCAATCAGCACAAGAAAATCCGGCCTGCTGTTTTTAACGGATTTGACAAGAGGTTTCACAATACATGTTGATGGATTTGTCCCTGTTCCAACGGTCATGATTAAGGCTCTTTTCATATAGGCTAATCCCTATTCATTTTCGTTCTTGCAGACTGTTTCTATAAAAGAATCAGACAACCACAGGCCGGATGATTTGATTCTGAAAAGCGCTTCTCTTACAGAAGAGATAAGTTCATTTCGTCTAGCCATAACAATGACAGCAACTGTCCCGATATACTTGCAGCCGAATAATTCGGCGCATTGCCTGGCCTGCATATCATCAACAACGGCGTAAAATTCTTTATTCTCAAGAGCGTAAGAGATAACCGATGTTTCACCTTTGCCTAAATCCCATCCGGCAACCCGGGCGTCCTGATAATTTCCGGACGCCAGTTCTATGTTTTGAAATGAAAACATCTTGTCTATTTGAACATCATTCAAACCTTTTACAGTAACCTCTGCCAATACTTCGTTTGTGATAATTATATGTTTAAAGAGTTCTGACAGCAGGTGATAAAAACCGGATTTTGAGAGGCTTATAATAGGAGAGGAATTTAATACCACATTATTTATCTGCATCTTTCAAAACCTCATCGGGCGAATACTGAAAAGGGGAAACTTTGAATCTGGCAAGCGAGAGAATAAAATCAGCCCTGGTCAATCCAGCTATCTCTGCGGCCTTTTCCTGAGATATCATTCCCATCTCAAACCATTTCACAGCCGCAGCCAGCCTCATTTCTTCCCCGAATTCAACAGGACTTTTCCTTATCGAAGAAAAAACATCTTCAGGCATGTTAAGACTCAGTGTTATCGACATAAGTCCCCCTTTTTTTATTTAAGTTTTAATCTATTATGCTGCATATTTCAATTATCCGCTTAAATATTTCCTGCAACAGGTGCGCTTATCCTGTCTTTGTTTTCAGACCTCAAATATCTTAACGATTCTGAACTGATTCCCCTCCTGCTCGACTTCAACTTTTGCCTGTGTCGGTTTGCGCTTATTAACGACCTTCTCAAACAGACTTTCCGGAATAAGGTCTTTACCTGTGCAGGCTGCCTTTTTGCCTTCGGATGCCGCCGTCAGCCTCTGGTCGCCGGGCGACCATGATAGAATCGCTTTCTCCCAGGTAAGAGAGGTTGTAGGAACCGGTTCATAAGCTGGTTTGATCGGGGTGGCGGTAACAGCTGTTTCTTCGTAACTGTCATTAATGGCCGAAATTTCATCCGCTAACGGCTCATTTCTTTGGAATGTCACCCAGCCGAAGGGTGTGAGGCTTGAATTTGTCGCAGGTTTGGGATCAGTCGAGGCAAGCCAGATAGTTGTAGCTGAAGGAAGAAATAATGGCGGGGCATTCTTTGGACCCTTTATTTTTATATTTCTCAGCCCTTCGATTGTTACGGCTTCCGCACCCGAATGCCTCCCAAGGCAAATTAAAAACCCTCCTTCTGGTATTTCCTTCAACACACATTGAGATGCGCCTATTTTTGACAGGGATGAATTTTCCCTGCCAAGTTCTTTTGAATAAAAAGATGTTGCGCTGTTGAAAAGGGATTGAATCTTGACTGGATTGTTTATTCCGGAACCTTGAAGCGCATCATCGACAGTTATCGTCCCTTTGAAATACGAGCCCGGCTCTATTATTTCAAGTATCGGGCTCAAGTTTTCATTTGAAACCTTTCCTGGATTTTTCTTTCTGTTGATAGCATAGACAATTCTTGTCCTGACGATTCCAACAGGCATGAAGTCTGAAACTTTAACCATACGGAAAGGGTCGGTTGCAAAAGCGCCTCCATCAAGGAGCTGTTTTTCGAGCTGATCGGCCTTCATATTTCTATCCGGCCTTACATTCTTTTTCTTTTGAATCTTGTTGAGCCACGCAGTTCTTAAAGCTCCTTTTATTGATGAGCCCGGGATATAAGGCTGATTTGTATTAGGGTTGAAAATCGTTCTAGCAATGGTAAAGTTGTTGAGTTCGTTCCTGATCTTAGTTTTATCGCCTAAAGGAATTTTGAGCTTGTCTTTGTAATGAGAGATGAAGCCATTACTTACCTTCACCCTGTATCCATTCATCTTTTTTGCGCTCATGAATTTCATGATTTCCATGCGTGACTCGACCGTTCCCTTTTCGCAGATATCAGAAAACCTTTTTCTTTGAGCTTCATCCAGGGATTTGATGAAGTCCATCGGATCAAAGGAGACGAGCTCTGATCGGGATTCATCAATCACAAACCCCGTCGGCTCATAGTCTTCATCACATCCGATGTGAACAGGGCATATCGTTTTAAGATAAAGTGTTATTGTCATAGCTCCACCCCCGCAGGCAGTTTAAAGGGAAGATAGATCGAATATCCCTGATGGATGGTCACAAAATCATTGACCTTTGAAATGCCCTTAATGCCCTTGCCGAGATATGGTTTTTCTGAAAGTCTGCTGTCTTTCGGGATGATTACAGCACCTTCATCAGCCATGATTACCGGCGACTTGAACGGCCTGCCGGATTTCGCCATGACATCGCCATGCCTGCCGTAGCGGACAAAGGGCGTGAACAGGCAGTCTTTGCATAATGCGGAATCGGGTATGGACGGCGACATGGTGTAAAGAGCGTCGCCTTCTCTCGGTTTCGGAACTGGCAGTTCTTCTACTTCTCCGAGTGAAAACCTTCCCATTCCAGTAGAAGCATCCCTGCCGAACCCGCTCTGACCTATTCTGGTCAGACCGTCTTGTATCCTTTTAATATCTGTTGCCTCTTCATCAATGAGAACGAATATAGCAAGCTCAACTGTCGGATAATAGACAAAGGCATCGACCGAATAAGGTGCGAAGCCTTCACCTGTCGTTCCTGTAAGACGGTTAATGGAATTGTGCTGGCGTTCAAAATTTTCAATGAAGCCGCCTTTTGTTGATTTACATTCAGGGCATGCTTTCAACAAATCGGAACTGTTTAAGAAGGCCTGCTCGTTAATGTTTATTTTCAAATCCTCGCCAACCTTCATCCATTTCTTCTTAAGGTTATCCTTGCGTGTTTCCATGTACCGCCTTTTGTCTGATGCAGTATCCCTGAAAAGCATTGAAGGAGGAAGGTCAGGCCTTTTGAAAGCAAACCACGACTTGTTCTTCTGACTTTCAAGAAATACTGGCCAAGCCGATGAGAAAACAGCAAACGGCTTTTCTGTATAACAGTCTGCCCATTTTTTAAGACCGCCTTTCAGCAGTGAATCATCATAAGCCGCCTGCCAGCAGATATGGCCGAATATCGTATCGCCTTTAAGCGGCGTCCCAAAGGACGATTCTGGTTTTATTATTATTGAATAAAGTTTCATTATTCATACCTCGCTACATGACTTCCAGCACCTCGATGGAAAAGAGGCCTCCCAAAGATGGCACCTCAAGAAATTTCTACCCATGCCTCAAAAGACTTTCAGATTGTCGAATTTGTCTTTCAGTCCTGCATCATCGAAGTGAAATTTCACCCTGCCGTAGCCCCGGCTGCCGCTGCCGCCGAGTGCGTCATGTTCGAGGAGCTTAAGACCTTCAAGCAGATAGTCAAGTAGGCTGTCGCCCTCGTTATCAAACACCTTAAGGTTAATGGAGAAGTCGAAAGATATTCCAGCAGGAACGCGCTCGGTCTGCCTTGGGTTGGAAGCTGTTCCGCTGATACGGTTGATAGTGTTTTCAGCTTTTACCTCAAACTTCGAGAGCTTGCTTTTTTTCCATTCATCAGTGAGCATGCAGTCCGCAAATGAGACCCTGGTAGGGCCAATGGCTGAAGAATCTTCCTTGTCATCGCCGCCGGAACCAAAAAGCTTGAGGATGTTTTCTGCTTCAGAGTTTCCATCTACTCTTTTCAGATCGCCAATTTTAACAGGGCTTCCTCCTGTATTTGCCATCAGCCCGCTTTTAAGCTCGAGCAGTGAGCGGACTTTTCCTTTAAGTGATGAACCGGGTATATATGGCTCGTCAGTATGCGGATGCCTTACAACCGGATTGTCGGTTCCGCCGATGTGCATTTCAGTGTCGCCAGCGCCTATATGAAGGCCGCTCAAAAGTTCGATTGTTCCTTTGATTTCTTTGATATCTATAAGTTTCATTTCATTCCTCCTTTTAATCCTTTGCGTGTAAACGATAAAAACCCATGAATGCTTCGAATAAATTCGTAAAGACTTTAAGATCATTTGAAGTATCTATTTGTTTTATTGAGTCCTTTAAAAAATCAGTAAACTTTTGTGTTATGAAATCCCTTCCTTGTGCGTATGCAGCTTTTGCGATTATCATATTTATATAAGGTTTAAAGATTTCCGGTTGTTCAGGATTGATTTTTGAATTTGCCCTTGAATTGATCATTAAAACTTCATCATAGAACTTTCTTATTTGAGTTCGTTTGTTTTTTTTCTGTTCAATCTTTTTTTCAGTTGAACCATCTTTGTTTCTAACAGTTTTCTCTACTTGACCCTCTTCCGCAATAGCTCTGGCTAAGTTGTCAGCAGTCTCATTAAACAATTGGGGTTCGATAAACCCTTTTTCTTTGTTCATGTAAAATTTAATCATATAACCTCCTTACCTTCTATTATAGAGTATTTCCCAGACAGCGGCTTTGAGCTTCGAGCCGTAGTTTTCCAGGTTTTTCACCATCATTTGTATAAACTCATTCACCTTTTCGTCTCGCTTGCCGTCCTTCAAATCCTTTGCGATGTTACGGGATGCCGAATAGTTGAAAAGGGCTCGCCATTTGAGCGGCTGCATGTCATCAATGCTGACATGGGCATTCTTTCCCGGCGGCCTTATGATATCCTTGGCCTTTTGCGCCATCTCCATGAAATAATTCATTCGGTAGAGCATGGCGCTTCCCATTGTCCTGTCGCTAATATATTCGAGCAGCTTTTCCTTTACCGGTTTGAGTTTGTTGAATTCATTCCATGTCATTGTTTCGCCAAAAATTGTTATGCTGTTTCTGCCGTTACCCTTGGATTCGCCAAGAGCCTCTTCAGAGTGATAGGCCAGCGAATCAACGGGCGTGTTCGGTCTTTCAATCGTAATTCCCGCTGAAAGGTGTATTTCGGGATTGCCGCAGGTGTATCTGCCGAACTCTTCATTTATAACTCCTGCCAGCTCGATAATTCGGTTCCAAGGGCCGATGAGGAACAGGTCGTCGCCACCTGCAAAAACCGTATAGACATTCTGGAAGTTTGCATCAGTTTTCAGCTTCCAGGGAAGCCAAAGGCTGAAGAACTGATTCATCTGGCGGCTGAGTGAAGCCAGGCGCGAAGCTGTGAACAGTTTTTCTTCAATACCGCAGGACATTATCATTCCCAGGTTGTCAACATCGGCCTTTAAAACACCAAGCGCCTCTATGCCGGAGAATTTATCCATTGATATTGGATTAAGCGCCTTTTTAGAAATGTGACTGAAAGTTTTTGGGGCACCTTCGTTTATCATTTCAATTAGTTCAAGTTTTTTTGCTTCGCTCTTTCCACCACTTAGAAGTCTGTCATCAAACTGGTCTTCTTCTGAATATTTTGGCACATAGCCGTTGATAAACTTTGCTGTTACATCTTTTGACGCCTCGCCTTTTTCATTGATTGATATGTCCCAGTATTTAAGAAGCGAGCCTCTTCTTGCAAGTTCATTGAGCGCGCCTGTTGTAAAACCAATCTGATATTCTCCGAAAACAGGCTCGAGAAGCTTATCGCCGTGCAGGTCCGCATTAACAGTAGTTATTGCAATTCGTTCATTTTTCACCAGATTGGCTCCAAGGAAGATATGGTCGCGGCAGATTTTGCAGGCTGAGCCATTTTTGACAATTGCTGAACCTTCCACTTCTTTATCTGATGGCCTTTTGCCGCAATAAGGGCAAAGCGCTTTATCGAGTTCGTTATTGAATGAGTCCAGATAGCCTTCAACAGCGCCAAGCGAATTAAGATTGAGTTTTCTGAACTTGCTTACTTCAAGTGCGCCCCCCAGCCTGTCCCAAAAGGCTGAGAAATTACCTCCGACAAAATCATTGGGAGACGCTTCAAGAACTGAAATACCAATTGCCGTTTCACCGAAAGAGATTTTTAAAAACCAGTTGTTGATCTTTTCTCTGACCTCTTCGACTGCACTTTTTGCGGCTTCAGTGTTCGGTGCAAGTATCGTGAACTTTCCGGCCGCATTCAGGATAACCGAAGTATGCGGCAGACCGATTTTACGGCAAAGCATATCGGCGGCAAGCTCTGCAAAAAGTGAAACCGCAAACGAGCGCCCCCTTAAAATCTTGCTGCGGTTTTCACCTGAATCACCGCTGGGTCCGGAAATAAAACTCTGTATGCCATAAAGATCGCCGGTTATCAGAAGAAATTTTTTTGGTTCATAGTCCTGTATAATCTGCAAATCCATGTTGCCTTTGTGATAAAGATATAAAGCAGAAGCGAACGCAGAGGTCATCCTGCTGTGATCATAAAGTGAGATATCTGGTATTTTTTTTCCAGCCCTTGCCGCAGGTATGCATGTTGTGAAAATCATCATGAGGCTATCTAAATGCTCGAACCAAAGGGCGGTATTTTCATCTTTATGATGAAGTCGCTCAAGCGCATACACAAACTCGTCAAAAAGGTTTTTGTATTCCACTCTGGCTTTATCATCATCTGAGGGCACAATATCTTTCTTTTGATCCGGAAAAATATTTTCAGGCGAAAGGGGCTTTAACGGATAAGCATAATTCGAAGTATTGTTTGTTTGCAGAGCATTTTCAAACAATGTTTCAAGACGGGTCTTCCTGTAATCCTGCCATGCAATTGCTTTGTTGTATTCGTCAAAACGCTGCCTGTCCCAGCCGCTTGAGATACGGTCGGCCATTGCTATTATCCACTGCATCGGCGTTCCTGGTTTGTGATGTCCTGCGGCAAGATTTATAAATGTATCGTCAAGACCCCATCCTGATTTATTGAACTTATCAGGTAGCAGTTTTTCAATATGATCGATAAATGCTGCTGTATAAACAGCATGTCTGTGCGTTGGAACGCCGTTATACTCCGGTTGGTAAAGTCCCGAATTATCATTGATAAATCCCGGTAAAACATTAATGCCCTCCTGCGCCAGCTTGCCAATGTCATGCATGAATCCTGCAAGAGCAATTTTCAGGGTCGTCTCATCCATTATTCTTCTCCTTCAAAAAATAATTCAAATTTTCCCAGACCGAATGAAGTCTGTTTTCCGATATGTACTGTTTCGCAGAATTTCAGAATTGGAAGGAAATTATTCAGGACATTGCCTTCATAAATTATATTACCCACCAGACCCCCCATCAGCATTTCCTGATCCTGTCGGCTCGAATACCTCCGCCAGTCATGCCATGAAAGG of the Desulfomonilia bacterium genome contains:
- the cas1 gene encoding CRISPR-associated endonuclease Cas1, which codes for MITVYVTTPGAKIFKDGGTLKVIKDGAVYHTIFPYRTEQVVIFGGVEISWHAMNTLLKHKITTVFLSKNGHFNGKLVPPVDSAIHLRRLQYEMLSDSEKCLSFCKAVARGKMKNQLVMLGRIARFQNRDIKQQTEQLKDLISKVDGAVSAASLRGYEGSASKIYFSVFNLGFTKSQGFKKRVRRPPTDPVNAVLSLIYTVLGSRVEGAVEREGLDPYAGIFHSIGRGTRSLPLDLIEEFRTIIADTLTFSLFNLGIVGKDDFRKIEPQDEEAIEIAQPDAPDILKDKMSVFSELAPVEEISTLEEPVSSSLEDDGHEEAKPPKTAVYLNPSALKKVIAQFERKLETEFTHPLLEEKMTYRDSITVQVRQFVSFLRNETPDYIPLVMR
- a CDS encoding TIGR02710 family CRISPR-associated CARF protein yields the protein MKRALIMTVGTGTNPSTCIVKPLVKSVKNSRPDFLVLIATQTSRDYATTIASESQLAEDAFEIIELNDMENFQSVFSVINEVFENLRLKGFALDDIEVDFTSGTKAMSAGAVLSATYNQCQSIKYITGKREGGVVKDGTEEFRTIIPQAVFSLHDLKLAEQMIYNLRFSPALQIISGINKNTLSASENNRLKALKDISSFYENWDIFNHKKAYKKLSKINWTGFEIFKPEEKACELIELLSNNKPETVRPQLIIDIFNNAVRRSVEGKYDDAVARLYRVVELIAQHILSSCYKIKTGDVNIDKVPESRREKLEKTRDKKDNKIKIGLFASYDLLSELGHESGKIFYENEQLQGYLKNRNSSIMAHGLDPINETIFKGLKENVVELAEFACPNFPDIARQCQFPWIDYK
- a CDS encoding DUF3368 domain-containing protein yields the protein MQINNVVLNSSPIISLSKSGFYHLLSELFKHIIITNEVLAEVTVKGLNDVQIDKMFSFQNIELASGNYQDARVAGWDLGKGETSVISYALENKEFYAVVDDMQARQCAELFGCKYIGTVAVIVMARRNELISSVREALFRIKSSGLWLSDSFIETVCKNENE
- a CDS encoding UPF0175 family protein; this translates as MSITLSLNMPEDVFSSIRKSPVEFGEEMRLAAAVKWFEMGMISQEKAAEIAGLTRADFILSLARFKVSPFQYSPDEVLKDADK
- the csm5 gene encoding type III-A CRISPR-associated RAMP protein Csm5; translation: MTITLYLKTICPVHIGCDEDYEPTGFVIDESRSELVSFDPMDFIKSLDEAQRKRFSDICEKGTVESRMEIMKFMSAKKMNGYRVKVSNGFISHYKDKLKIPLGDKTKIRNELNNFTIARTIFNPNTNQPYIPGSSIKGALRTAWLNKIQKKKNVRPDRNMKADQLEKQLLDGGAFATDPFRMVKVSDFMPVGIVRTRIVYAINRKKNPGKVSNENLSPILEIIEPGSYFKGTITVDDALQGSGINNPVKIQSLFNSATSFYSKELGRENSSLSKIGASQCVLKEIPEGGFLICLGRHSGAEAVTIEGLRNIKIKGPKNAPPLFLPSATTIWLASTDPKPATNSSLTPFGWVTFQRNEPLADEISAINDSYEETAVTATPIKPAYEPVPTTSLTWEKAILSWSPGDQRLTAASEGKKAACTGKDLIPESLFEKVVNKRKPTQAKVEVEQEGNQFRIVKIFEV
- the csm3 gene encoding type III-A CRISPR-associated RAMP protein Csm3, yielding MKLIDIKEIKGTIELLSGLHIGAGDTEMHIGGTDNPVVRHPHTDEPYIPGSSLKGKVRSLLELKSGLMANTGGSPVKIGDLKRVDGNSEAENILKLFGSGGDDKEDSSAIGPTRVSFADCMLTDEWKKSKLSKFEVKAENTINRISGTASNPRQTERVPAGISFDFSINLKVFDNEGDSLLDYLLEGLKLLEHDALGGSGSRGYGRVKFHFDDAGLKDKFDNLKVF
- the csm2 gene encoding type III-A CRISPR-associated protein Csm2, producing MIKFYMNKEKGFIEPQLFNETADNLARAIAEEGQVEKTVRNKDGSTEKKIEQKKNKRTQIRKFYDEVLMINSRANSKINPEQPEIFKPYINMIIAKAAYAQGRDFITQKFTDFLKDSIKQIDTSNDLKVFTNLFEAFMGFYRLHAKD
- the cas10 gene encoding type III-A CRISPR-associated protein Cas10/Csm1, whose product is MDETTLKIALAGFMHDIGKLAQEGINVLPGFINDNSGLYQPEYNGVPTHRHAVYTAAFIDHIEKLLPDKFNKSGWGLDDTFINLAAGHHKPGTPMQWIIAMADRISSGWDRQRFDEYNKAIAWQDYRKTRLETLFENALQTNNTSNYAYPLKPLSPENIFPDQKKDIVPSDDDKARVEYKNLFDEFVYALERLHHKDENTALWFEHLDSLMMIFTTCIPAARAGKKIPDISLYDHSRMTSAFASALYLYHKGNMDLQIIQDYEPKKFLLITGDLYGIQSFISGPSGDSGENRSKILRGRSFAVSLFAELAADMLCRKIGLPHTSVILNAAGKFTILAPNTEAAKSAVEEVREKINNWFLKISFGETAIGISVLEASPNDFVGGNFSAFWDRLGGALEVSKFRKLNLNSLGAVEGYLDSFNNELDKALCPYCGKRPSDKEVEGSAIVKNGSACKICRDHIFLGANLVKNERIAITTVNADLHGDKLLEPVFGEYQIGFTTGALNELARRGSLLKYWDISINEKGEASKDVTAKFINGYVPKYSEEDQFDDRLLSGGKSEAKKLELIEMINEGAPKTFSHISKKALNPISMDKFSGIEALGVLKADVDNLGMIMSCGIEEKLFTASRLASLSRQMNQFFSLWLPWKLKTDANFQNVYTVFAGGDDLFLIGPWNRIIELAGVINEEFGRYTCGNPEIHLSAGITIERPNTPVDSLAYHSEEALGESKGNGRNSITIFGETMTWNEFNKLKPVKEKLLEYISDRTMGSAMLYRMNYFMEMAQKAKDIIRPPGKNAHVSIDDMQPLKWRALFNYSASRNIAKDLKDGKRDEKVNEFIQMMVKNLENYGSKLKAAVWEILYNRR